From Trichoplusia ni isolate ovarian cell line Hi5 chromosome 8, tn1, whole genome shotgun sequence, one genomic window encodes:
- the LOC113496603 gene encoding uncharacterized protein LOC113496603 has protein sequence MCRFSDIIALQETWLLPDEIQYLSTIDRKFSSTGTSAVDTAAGLLRGRPYGGVALLWRSDVFQNVSVIQCNNPRVCAIKIVTNDRPIVVISVYMPTDSPDNLSDFTDCLGTLGPSGEMLNAEKPEGKVGLRFRAKDVENVIRHMSRGKSPGHDGLSIEHLQYGGAHISRVLSLFCNLCMSHSYLPPDLIKTIVIPVVKNKSGDMSDLGNYRPISLATIIAKVLDRLLEIQLNKHLQIHDNQFGFRPKLSTECAIMCLKQTVRYYTDRGTPIYACFFRPF, from the exons ATGTGCCGTTTTTCTGATATCATTGCGCTTCAGGAGACGTGGCTGTTACCGGATGAGATCCAGTACCTGAGCACTATTGACAGAAAATTTAGTTCAACTGGTACTTCTGCCGTTGACACAGCAGCTGGCTTGCTGCGTGGCCGCCCGTACGGAGGTGTTGCGCTGTTATGGCGCAGTGACGTGTTTCAAAACGTATCTGTTATACAGTGTAATAATCCGCGCGTGTGTGCCATTAAAATCGTTACAAACGACAGACCTATTGTGGTAATTAGTGTCTACATGCCCACAGACTCGCCGGATAACCTGTCGGACTTTACGGACTGTCTGGGTACG TTGGGACCATCGGGGGAGATGCTCAATGCTGAGAAACCTGAAGGAAAGGTGGGCTTACGTTTTAGGGCCAAGGACGTGGAGAACGTGATCAGACACATGTCGCGAGGTAAGTCCCCTGGCCATGATGGTCTGAGCATTGAGCACCTTCAGTACGGTGGTGCTCATATTTCGCGAGTGTTATCACTATTCTGTAACCTATGTATGAGTCATAGTTATTTACCacccgatttaataaaaaccatagtgataccagttgttaaaaataaatctggggACATGTCGGATCTGGGCAACTATAGGCCGATATCCTTGGCCACCATTATAGCTAAAGTACTTGATAGATTGCTTgagatacagttaaataaacatcttcaaATACATGACAATCAGTTTGGGTTTAGGCCCAAACTCTCAACCGAATGTGCAATTATGTGTCTCAAGCAAACTGTCAGATATTATAC